The Kluyveromyces lactis strain NRRL Y-1140 chromosome D complete sequence genome has a window encoding:
- the SKO1 gene encoding Sko1p (weakly similar to uniprot|Q02100 Saccharomyces cerevisiae YNL167C SKO1) has protein sequence MNINEKPVTSFDLEPNPFEQSFASTKKGPVASNGEIPVKNASIGSNSGNAIVTTGASTGVNPPHSNAPVLDNKARLLMNISAGVGATAAGAVAGTVAGGAEAVKSPPRYLTTNKPPTIQSPPILSPGGSRRLPPLNISPNAAISNSLHGQTSPGAFYLNLPKTGLTPNESNIRSGLTPAVMSNGNNNPSNNPTVPTNEIVPGQNNLSAIPVALTSSSGLTPGRFTPMLNSLLNMPSEEPVFPMVNGSNSINNANINSSNVNTIDSNNQAKDESNTSYSNRSPNSSSNNSNILSTHSNTTHSLMSNHPSQVILAADIPLDKVKNPVEIMKTVYSNSNSSITYNNSNNSEPSQSKNAITSQSQRKSSTNNTASNEPAESKENVNGTSSKVSKPTSKKRKASTSSKSKSKVSPNDSDHHSETPYDIDSYPGDTDADRARKRKEFLERNRIAASRFRKRKKEYIKRIEADVSFYESEYNDLSACLASLTGISPHNNSMGNPSLINSLKQALITQDLKSALQVCDMLEHTVLKTKYVQRNGVNTRELAHRSEDMDDSDA, from the coding sequence ATGAATATAAACGAGAAACCGGTCACGTCGTTCGACCTTGAACCCAATCCGTTTGAACAGAGCTTTGCGTCTACCAAGAAGGGTCCTGTTGCCAGTAACGGTGAGATTCCGGTAAAAAATGCGAGTATTGGAAGTAACTCCGGAAATGCGATCGTGACTACCGGTGCCAGTACCGGTGTCAATCCTCCGCATAGTAATGCTCCTGTCTTGGATAACAAAGCCAGGCTGTTAATGAATATTAGTGCAGGTGTAGGTGCGACTGCAGCGGGTGCAGTAGCTGGAACCGTTGCTGGGGGTGCCGAGGCCGTTAAATCTCCGCCACGGTATCTGACCACAAATAAACCTCCAACGATTCAGTCTCCTCCTATCTTGAGCCCTGGAGGTTCAAGAAGGCTGCCCCCCTTGAATATATCTCCAAATGCAGCGATATCCAATTCGTTACACGGACAAACTTCACCTGGTGCTTTTTATCTGAATTTACCAAAGACAGGGCTGACTCCTAACGAATCCAATATTAGATCTGGACTCACTCCAGCAGTTATGAGTAACGGTAACAATAACCCTAGCAACAACCCTACTGTCCCAACTAATGAAATTGTGCCCGGCCAGAACAACCTGTCTGCAATACCTGTGGCGCTAACGTCGTCATCGGGATTGACCCCTGGTAGGTTCACTCCGATGTTGAACTCACTGTTGAATATGCCGTCAGAAGAACCGGTATTCCCCATGGTGAACGGCTCAAATTCTATAAACAATGCTAACATTAACAGCAGCAATGTGAACACTATTGACTCCAACAATCAAGCGAAGGATGAATCGAATACAAGTTATAGTAATAGGAGTCCGAATTCGTCTTCTAATAATTCGAATATATTATCGACTCACTCAAACACGACTCATTCACTTATGTCAAACCACCCTTCTCAGGTTATATTAGCTGCGGATATCCCACTGGATAAAGTTAAGAACCCTGTTGAAATCATGAAAACTGTTTATTCCAACAGCAATAGCAGTATCACCtataataatagtaataatTCGGAACCATCACAATCCAAAAATGCAATTACCTCACAAAGTCAACGGAAAAGCAGTACCAATAATACTGCTAGTAATGAACCAGCCGAAAGCAAGGAAAACGTCAACGGTACCTCGTCAAAGGTCAGCAAACCGACTTCTAAGAAAAGAAAGGCTTCTACTTCTTCGAAATCCAAATCAAAGGTATCGCCTAATGATTCCGATCATCATTCGGAAACACCTTATGATATAGACTCATATCCCGGCGATACGGATGCAGACAGAGCTCGTAAGCGTAAGGAATTCTTGGAAAGGAATAGAATTGCTGCTTCAAGGTTCAGAAAACGGAAGAAGGAATACATCAAACGGATTGAAGCGGATGTGTCTTTCTATGAGTCCGAATATAATGACCTCTCTGCATGCTTAGCGTCTTTGACAGGTATTTCTCCTCATAATAATTCGATGGGGAACCCTTCGCTCATCaactctttgaaacaaGCACTTATAACGCAAGACTTGAAATCTGCATTACAAGTATGCGATATGCTGGAACATACTGTGCTGAAAACTAAATACGTTCAAAGAAATGGTGTCAATACCAGAGAATTGGCCCATAGATCTGAAGATATGGACGATTCGGATGCTTAA
- the FMP41 gene encoding Fmp41p (highly similar to uniprot|P53889 Saccharomyces cerevisiae YNL168C FMP41 The authentic non-tagged protein was localized to mitochondria), with protein sequence MSYEYLNRAKKIICIGRNYAAHIKELNNATPKQPFFFLKPTSSLVTPVGPMSKSRLNPEESATFNGLNEDGSNPGPIYVPKGTIIHHEVELALVVDKHLSNLNKESFGPEQVWDSISGVSLALDLTARNVQDEAKKKGLPWTIGKGFDTFCPISHFIPKEELFNKTNLQDSFRLSCSVNGQLRQNDSTSLMLNPLHTILQHISTMISLEPNDIVLTGTPAGVGELHPGDTIECELYQDDKLLVSFEFDCEQRPGPYEYKEV encoded by the coding sequence ATGTCCTACGAGTACTTAAACAGGGCCAAAAAAATCATTTGCATTGGCCGCAATTATGCTGCTCATATtaaagaattgaacaatgCCACTCCTAAGCAaccattcttctttttgaagCCAACCTCATCTTTGGTGACTCCAGTGGGTCCTATGTCAAAATCCAGATTGAATCCAGAAGAATCCGCTACCTTCAATGGTTTAAATGAGGATGGTAGCAACCCTGGTCCAATTTATGTTCCTAAGGGTACTATCATTCACCATGAGGTTGAATTAGCGTTAGTGGTTGATAAACATTTGAGTAATCTGAACAAGGAAAGCTTCGGCCCCGAACAAGTATGGGACTCAATTAGCGGTGTTTCATTGGCGCTGGATCTCACGGCTAGAAACGTACAAGATGAAGCTAAGAAGAAAGGTTTACCATGGACTATTGGTAAAGGGTTTGATACCTTCTGCCCCATTTCACACTTCATTCCGAAGGAAGAATTATTTAACAAGACCAATCTACAGGACTCTTTCAGGCTAAGTTGCTCTGTTAATGGTCAATTGAGACAAAATGATTCCACGTCATTGATGTTGAACCCGTTGCATACTATCTTGCAGCATATTTCCACTATGATCTCTTTAGAGCCCAACGACATTGTTTTGACTGGTACTCCAGCGGGGGTTGGAGAGCTTCACCCTGGTGATACCATTGAATGTGAACTATACCAAGACGACAAGCTGTTGGTTagttttgaatttgattgTGAGCAAAGACCAGGTCCGTACGAGTACAAAGAAGTGTGA
- the DCD1 gene encoding deoxycytidine monophosphate deaminase (similar to uniprot|P06773 Saccharomyces cerevisiae YHR144C DCD1 Deaminase required for dCTP and dTTP synthesis expression is cell cycle regulated): MLIGISGTLFSDVEIVGQALSEIYDAPWLDVETLGGWDTLLDYGTKNFTKSYVVQGIDSMVILEKLAKRPFFVHIAVDCTLARRLENWRNALNDGTNVVVNGGSKGKDHAPLNCHSIEQILESMDFFDYAKEDSLTSINERSLIKVVFHSTVPFESVKKQLYEQLNNVIDSKSLTAPLRPCWDTYFMKLANLAASRANCMKRRVGCVIVRDCRVVATGYNGTPRNMKNCNQGGCSRCNDGDDKSLHTCLCLHAEENALLEAGRDRVGPNAILYCDTCPCLTCSVKIVQTGIKEVVYSHSYRMDEQSLKVLRDGKVTVRQHKLIDERTTIHIGRTDISVPR, translated from the coding sequence ATGCTTATTGGTATATCTGGGACGTTATTCAGCGACGTGGAAATTGTTGGTCAGGCCTTGAGTGAAATTTATGACGCGCCATGGCTGGATGTTGAAACGCTGGGAGGATGGGATACGCTATTGGATTACGGGACCAAGAACTTTACGAAGTCTTATGTGGTTCAAGGGATAGACTCTATGGTAATACTGGAGAAGCTTGCGAAAAGGCCTTTTTTTGTACATATTGCAGTTGATTGTACGCTTGCCCGCAGGTTAGAAAATTGGCGAAACGCGTTAAACGACGGGACAAACGTTGTTGTCAATGGTGGTTCAAAAGGCAAGGACCATGCTCCTTTGAACTGTCATAGTATTGAGCAAATACTTGAAAGTATGGATTTTTTCGATTACGCAAAGGAGGATTCGCTAACGTCTATTAACGAACGCTCTCTTATTAAAGTTGTATTTCATTCTACGGTACCGTTCGAATCGGTGAAAAAACAGCTATATGAGCAATTAAACAACGTAATAGATTCAAAGTCGCTGACAGCACCATTAAGACCGTGTTGGGATACGTATTTTATGAAATTGGCGAACTTGGCTGCGTCAAGAGCCAACTGTATGAAACGTAGGGTTGGTTGTGTCATCGTACGGGACTGCAGAGTCGTAGCAACTGGATACAATGGGACTCCAAGGAATATGAAGAACTGCAACCAGGGTGGATGTTCAAGATGTAACGATGGGGATGATAAGTCGTTGCATACTTGTCTATGCTTGCATGCTGAAGAAAACGCGTTGTTAGAAGCGGGTAGAGACAGGGTCGGGCCAAACGCTATATTATACTGCGATACATGTCCCTGCCTGACATGTTCAGTGAAGATCGTTCAAACAGGCATTAAAGAGGTAGTTTATTCACATTCCTATAGAATGGACGAACAAAGTCTGAAGGTTCTAAGGGACGGTAAAGTGACCGTAAGGCAACACAAGTTGATCGACGAACGTACCACTATCCACATCGGAAGAACAGATATATCGGTGCCTAGGTAA
- the PSD1 gene encoding phosphatidylserine decarboxylase 1 (similar to uniprot|P39006 Saccharomyces cerevisiae YNL169C PSD1 Phosphatidylserine decarboxylase of the mitochondrial inner membrane converts phosphatidylserine to phosphatidylethanolamine): MIGISRNVSLTMSRIPWPQVPQRVSGPYLKNKTKMLLSQRFMSSGPIVRPENSKKRMVKWVVATSFTLIISSYLINQHYQRIKVAESGDVVEGDSQDKVKGKYRIKIFNNNWLFFCYSTLPLNAISRLWGQVNSLNLPTWVRPWSYKLYATLFHANLDEMDDPDLSHYENLSQFFYRTIRPETRPIDFDENVVVCPSDGTVLQFGIIDPHLGHIEQVKGMTYSVKEFLGTHGHPLLQRTPSEEKLGQDTKTDNDHREFARINDIPYSLNDIIGHTPGSQSEDHLQPFDYKMEKNQAISDQDSSKTFTLLGELSPNYVKQKLSSTDTQLYFAVIYLAPGDYHHYHSPVNWVCKLRRHFPGELFSVAPYFQRNFPNLFVLNERVALLGHWKHGFFSMTPVGATNVGSIKLNFDKELITNEKTQRHCKPHTCYEATYENASKVLGGVPLIKGEEMGGFMLGSTVVLCFEAPREFNFKINVGDKVKMGQPLGKVEQ; this comes from the coding sequence ATGATTGGAATATCTAGGAACGTATCGTTGACAATGTCGCGGATTCCGTGGCCACAGGTTCCACAACGTGTGTCAGGTCcttatttgaaaaataagaCGAAGATGTTGCTTAGCCAGAGGTTTATGTCATCGGGTCCCATTGTGAGACCGGAGAATTCGAAAAAACGCATGGTGAAGTGGGTTGTCGCGACTAGTTTTACGTTAATCATTAGTTCGTACTTGATAAATCAGCATTACCAAAGGATAAAAGTAGCGGAATCTGGCGATGTGGTGGAAGGAGATTCGCAGGATAAAGTGAAGGGGAAGTATCGTATTAAAATATTCAATAATAACTGGCTGTTTTTCTGTTACAGTACGTTGCCATTAAACGCCATTTCGCGTCTTTGGGGCCAAGTCAACTCTTTGAACCTACCGACATGGGTTAGACCTTGGAGTTATAAGCTTTACGCGACTTTGTTCCATGCAAACTTGGATGAGATGGACGATCCGGATCTAAGCCATTACGAAAATTTATCACAGTTCTTTTACCGTACCATTAGACCTGAGACAAGACCTATTGATTTTGACGAGAACGTTGTTGTTTGTCCAAGCGATGGGACAGTTTTACAATTCGGTATTATTGATCCGCATCTAGGCCACATTGAACAGGTCAAGGGAATGACTTACTCGGTCAAAGAATTTTTGGGTACGCATGGTCATCCTCTGTTACAGAGAACACCATCTGAAGAGAAACTGGGGCAGGATACTAAGACTGATAATGATCACAGAGAATTTGCAAGAATCAATGATATCCCATACAGTTTGAACGATATCATTGGTCATACCCCAGGTTCTCAAAGTGAAGACCATTTACAACCTTTCGATTAtaaaatggaaaagaacCAAGCCATCTCAGATCAAGATTCTTCCAAGACTTTTACCCTATTGGGTGAGCTATCCCCCAACTATGTCAAACAAAAATTATCTTCTACCGATACCCAGCTATATTTTGCGGTCATTTATTTGGCTCCTGGTGATTATCATCACTACCATTCTCCAGTAAATTGGGTTTGCAAACTTCGTCGTCATTTCCCAGGTGAGCTCTTCTCGGTGGCACCTTATTTCCAGAGAAATTTCCCAAACTTGTTTGTTCTCAATGAACGTGTTGCATTGTTAGGTCACTGGAAGCATGGATTCTTTAGTATGACCCCAGTCGGAGCTACAAATGTCGGATCGATCAAATTGAACTTTGATAAAGAACTAATTACAAATGAAAAAACTCAGAGACATTGTAAACCGCATACTTGTTATGAAGCAACATATGAAAATGCTAGCAAAGTATTAGGTGGCGTGCCTTTGATAAAGGGTGAAGAAATGGGTGGTTTCATGTTAGGATCAACAGTGGTTTTATGCTTTGAAGCACCAAGAGAGTTtaacttcaaaatcaacGTTGGCGACAAAGTCAAAATGGGGCAACCTTTGGGTAAGGTTGAGCAATAG
- the APC1 gene encoding anaphase promoting complex subunit 1 (similar to uniprot|Q754Q1 Ashbya gossypii AFR021W AFR021Wp and weakly similar to YNL172W uniprot|P53886 Saccharomyces cerevisiae YNL172W APC1 Largest subunit of the Anaphase-Promoting Complex/Cyclosome (APC/C) which is a ubiquitin-protein ligase required for degradation of anaphase inhibitors including mitotic cyclins during the metaphase/anaphase transition) — protein sequence MEHGASDLPRLSETAGIGQLWVDNNSVEWWSEGSCLRRYNFDTPVIFSGFKRWDDLGLTLCIVLKDAVHFHYLSDNDSFVVSLPFHTSKACIFKNGLILQRVMQPDTLDYNANFENYRFICITHPMSPFGSIQFPSTASPTDLNDIELIYFPKADSFGVALFYQRTTEQLFFYSIQLLQDSSDSVTLKSPTLSLDSSNSVRKKSYGNLAPNTPGSSASLSNAIQRRKTSDIPYGFNNNNLNNNLRKRSAYNRRATSTNWTAEDTNSEMTNTLHVSAKLAQTPNRMNSSSLSKRSMSTNVERIMEMTPTMNAPDQSISSDISKDVYLTKITAVKVPSLSSKGKVVSTKMGDKQAIGILDNVNGWGKIWIFNLNNSVMTNVRFKAFGYSPISMTKTMDIKPGIVRDVCVYNSEDLIGYFAFLQKDTLILYNPYLEITSPEFQLHVSSPDDCYYISDSYMIISSSNSWEIVPSPHTYPTGNALKSIFIGIKYVLHETFHLFLAIWQAQRSELEKSNTSPLHVADSDQDFIALQNTILLNLDNCNDTFAHPLYKEDPSWLAKVTMCLHLMREEFQLNIYELEIVNKLARLLTNLTSLMNWPQIWIDYYHSPEDRLHPLTIVFDQPIDEPPSIFKTLYSARQQSHVPLTPFITLSRLINDDSCDIDDIVTPLTNKMLKLFQSLTGNTTLNLLQLLGQLNIGKTELEALPVGIYVPLKRLLLDVENEIDHVDENVDIDLIDRTDLRIIKDFISSQQQKKLPGQFKSQNISNIASSEPRSILQIYKQIAEKSLNVSSKSSKIESINYDMISTKKPIFNHKELFLDFVKTLSYSKTHSVDLPKLKLDYSNLLILKKRTATAMAYRALTSGFGYAASFLCSDPTLNQHNFVEDSLSLSFHFDVDDTVISLEKNSFPDDILGWGAFHRGVAKGLALDTDKKPLTSGWLNFNNQDVLDPEYGGFLLGLGLNRHLSVLGEWQLYNFLSPKNTYVSIGLLLGMCVSMRGSMSLKMTKVLSVHVLALLPPGSSNLNIDYKIQSAGLVGLGILYENTHNRRISELFSNELTSSININDENVPDEGYRLACGIGIGLINMGCGEKSTNPKAGGDFDDYNSHHPKGSIDPQDTNEGDRSFDFSFKSGTMDPKIIEKLVNIVVSVNDVGEDWMPVNSQLGALIALMLVFLKTNCQTIADTISVSKPKEEVDSSIYTRPDLFIYREWCVNMIMWDKIPLDWRWILEILPRSFDPKNVTSDILPIYYRIAGRCLSVGVKGASSNSISLREGLCRILDMFLPMYQYSLEKRVDSQLLFKGITNLINCVVLAMSLIMAGSGDIEVYKRIRYLHSVSHGRNSYLYSMSRKDPSNTFEEVEEEILNIGIAERPKNVDYDNHYGKFMTTNMCMGFLFLGLGHYALRTANIKDLSYLIISVIPTFNSPYYLQETKYLWRLAMSERFLLVRDATTEELISDVPLLITSKDTKSNEVLHEMKSPCLLPVIESIVRIQVRAPMYYPLTLEFGENKLNIDKFFEKGCFIHVKKRSIEDYGKLGEKTAKNDLKAMYYKSLLTQRTANSLLGDTSEEKKSFYEEFCSKNVEDLELAHYQNPTQEFNLNLLTGLDSFDFELEIWRKRHDL from the coding sequence ATGGAACATGGTGCTTCCGATCTGCCAAGATTATCTGAAACTGCAGGAATAGGTCAGCTTTGGGTTGATAATAACTCTGTAGAATGGTGGTCTGAGGGATCATGCCTTAGAAGGTACAATTTCGACACTCCGGTGATAttttctggtttcaaaCGATGGGATGACTTGGGTTTAACTTTATGCATTGTATTGAAAGACGCTGTACATTTCCACTATCTTAGCGACAACGATTCGTTTGTGGTTTCATTACCTTTCCACACATCTAAAGCATgtatcttcaaaaatggACTTATATTGCAGAGGGTAATGCAGCCTGATACCTTGGACTATAATGCGAATTTTGAGAACTATAGATTTATTTGCATCACTCATCCGATGTCACCATTTGGGTCCATTCAATTCCCATCCACTGCATCACCAACGGATTTAAATGATATTGAGCTCATATACTTCCCAAAAGCAGATTCTTTTGGAGTGGCACTTTTCTATCAACGAACCACTGAACAGTTATTTTTCTATAGTATACAACTATTACAAGACAGTTCAGATTCGGTGACGTTAAAATCTCCGACTTTGAGTTTAGATTCATCAAACTCTgtgagaaagaaaagttacGGCAACCTTGCTCCCAATACTCCTGGGTCAAGCGCTTCCCTTTCTAATGCCATACAACGTCGTAAGACTTCTGATATACCTTATggtttcaacaacaataatTTAAATAATAACTTGAGGAAAAGATCTGCATACAACAGGAGagcaacatcaacaaattgGACCGCGGAGGATACCAATTCGGAGATGACGAATACACTGCATGTAAGTGCCAAGCTTGCACAGACACCCAACAGAATGAATTCGtcatctttatcaaaaagaagcatGTCAACAAATGTGGAGAGAATCATGGAAATGACGCCTACGATGAATGCACCTGATCAGTCAATATCAAGTGACATTTCCAAAGATGTTTACCTAACAAAAATTACTGCAGTGAAAGTACCTTCATTATCGTCCAAGGGAAAAGTAGTATCAACCAAGATGGGTGATAAGCAAGCTATTGGAATATTAGATAACGTGAATGGTTGGGGCAAGATATGGATCTTcaacttgaacaattcTGTCATGACGAATGTCAGGTTCAAAGCATTTGGATACTCTCCAATTTCAATGACGAAAACCATGGATATAAAACCTGGGATTGTGCGAGACGTTTGTGTATATAATTCGGAAGATCTCATCGGTTACTTCGCCTTTTTGCAGAAGGATACACTAATATTGTACAACCCATATCTGGAGATTACATCCCCCGAGTTCCAACTCCATGTCTCGAGTCCTGATGATTGTTACTATATTTCAGATTCTTATATGATAATAAGCAGCAGCAATTCTTGGGAAATTGTTCCTTCTCCTCATACGTATCCGACTGGAAATGCCTTGAAATCAATATTTATTGGTATCAAATACGTACTACACGaaacttttcatttatttttaGCTATATGGCAAGCACAAAGATCAGAGCTGGAAAAATCTAACACCTCTCCGCTACATGTTGCAGACTCTGATCAGGATTTCATTGCATTACAAAACACTATCCTTCTAAACCTTGATAATTGTAATGACACATTCGCTCATCCCTTGTATAAAGAAGATCCTTCATGGCTTGCCAAAGTTACTATGTGTCTACACCTAATGCGGGAAGAGTTTCAACTAAATATTTATGAGCTTGAAATTGTAAACAAGCTTGCTCGGCTACTCACTAACCTCACTAGTTTAATGAATTGGCCTCAAATCTGGATTGACTATTACCACTCGCCGGAAGATCGATTACATCCCTTGACAATTGTATTTGATCAACCCATTGATGAACCTCCATCGATATTCAAGACTTTATACAGTGCTAGACAACAGTCTCATGTCCCACTAACGCCATTCATTACACTATCACGTCTAATAAATGACGATTCATGCgatattgatgatatcGTGACCCCTCTAACCAAcaaaatgttgaaattgtttcaatcCTTAACAGGCAATACTACACTAAATCTCTTACAATTACTGGGACAGCTGAATATTGGGAAAACTGAATTGGAAGCTCTACCTGTTGGGATATACGTGCCTTTGAAAAGGTTATTGTTagatgttgaaaatgaaatcgaCCATGTTGACGAAAACGTCGATATCGATTTGATTGACAGAACTGATTTGCGAATAATAaaagatttcatttcttcacaacaacagaagaagCTTCCTGGTCAGTTTAAAAGCCAGAATATTTCCAACATAGCATCATCAGAACCGCGATCTATTTTGCAAATTTACAAACAAATTGCTGAGAAGAGTCTGAATGTAAgttcaaaatcttctaaAATTGAAAGCATAAACTATGATATGATCTCTACGAAGAAACCAATTTTCAATCACAAGGAGCTCTTTCTGGATTTTGTAAAAACTTTATCCTATTCTAAAACGCATTCTGTTGATTTACCAAAGCTAAAGTTGGATTATAGTAACCTACTTATTCTGAAAAAGCGGACCGCAACGGCAATGGCATATAGGGCTCTAACCAGTGGGTTTGGTTATGCAGCGTCTTTTCTTTGCTCAGATCCTACATTGAATCAACATAACTTTGTGGAAGATTCGTTGTCTTTAAGTTTTCATTTCGACGTTGATGACACCGTAATATCTCTCGAGAAAAACTCATTTCCTGATGACATTCTCGGTTGGGGGGCTTTTCACAGAGGTGTTGCCAAAGGACTTGCATTAGACACGGATAAAAAACCACTCACAAGTGGTTGGCTAAACTTTAACAATCAAGACGTACTGGACCCTGAATATGGAGGATTTTTGTTAGGATTAGGCTTAAATCGTCACTTGTCAGTATTAGGTGAATGGCAATTGTACAACTTTTTGAGTCCAAAAAATACATATGTCAGTATAGGGCTCTTATTGGGAATGTGCGTGAGTATGAGAGGTTCGATGAGTTTAAAGATGACCAAAGTACTCAGTGTTCATGTTCTGGCATTACTACCGCCGGGATCTAGTAACTTGAACATTGACTATAAGATACAAAGTGCTGGCTTAGTGGGGCTTGGAATTCTTTATGAGAATACTCATAATCGAAGAATCTCAGAACTATTCTCTAACGAACTCACTTCTTCGATAAACatcaatgatgaaaatgttcCTGATGAAGGGTACAGACTAGCTTGTGGAATTGGAATAGGTTTGATCAATATGGGTTGCGGTGAAAAAAGCACAAACCCTAAGGCTGGGGGCGATTTTGACGATTACAACTCACATCACCCCAAAGGTTCGATTGACCCACAAGATACCAATGAAGGAGATCGTTCatttgatttttctttcaagagtGGTACTATGGACCCaaaaatcattgaaaaactaGTTAATATCGTGGTGTCTGTAAATGACGTTGGAGAAGACTGGATGCCAGTGAACTCTCAATTGGGTGCTCTTATTGCATTGATGTTAGTTTTCTTGAAGACAAATTGCCAAACTATTGCAGATACGATTTCTGTTTCCAAACCTAAGGAAGAGGTTGATTCGAGTATCTACACCCGTCCTGATTTGTTTATTTATCGAGAATGGTGTGTGAATATGATCATGTGGGATAAGATACCTCTTGATTGGCGATGGATATTAGAAATTTTACCGAGAAGTTTTGATCCCAAAAATGTAACTAGTGATATATTACCAATATATTATAGAATTGCAGGGAGATGTCTTTCAGTGGGAGTCAAAGGCGCCTCCTCTAACTCTATTTCATTGAGGGAAGGGCTTTGCAGGATATTAGACATGTTTTTACCAATGTATCAATATTCATTGGAAAAGCGGGTTGATAGCCAGTTACTCTTCAAAGGAATTACTAATTTGATAAATTGTGTGGTTTTAGCGATGAGTTTGATAATGGCAGGATCTGGTGATATAGAGGTATACAAGAGGATACGATATCTACACTCAGTTTCACACGGAAGAAACTCTTACTTGTACTCAATGTCAAGGAAAGACCCTTCCAATACCTTCGAAGAAGTAGAAGAGGAAATTCTCAACATCGGAATTGCAGAGCGGCCAAAGAATGTTGATTATGATAACCACTATGGAAAATTTATGACGACAAATATGTGCATGGGATTTTTATTCCTTGGGTTAGGGCATTATGCGTTGAGAACTGCCAACATAAAAGACCTTTCATACTTAATAATCTCCGTTATTCCAACTTTCAATTCTCCTTACTATTTACAAGAGACCAAGTATCTCTGGCGATTAGCCATGAGTGAACGATTTCTATTGGTCAGAGATGCTACAACGGAGGAGCTAATCAGTGACGTGCCGTTGTTGATAACGAGTAAAGATACGAAAAGTAATGAAGTTTTACACGAAATGAAGTCTCCCTGTCTACTTCCTGTGATTGAAAGTATAGTCAGAATTCAAGTACGGGCTCCAATGTACTATCCACTAACGTTGGAATTTGGAGAGAATAAATTGAACATTGACAAGTTCTTTGAGAAGGGTTGCTTTATTCACgtaaagaaaagatccATCGAAGATTATGGAAAGCTTGGAGAGAAAACTGCAAAGAATGATTTAAAGGCAATGTATTACAAAAGCTTGTTAACTCAGCGTACTGCGAATTCTCTATTGGGAGACAcatctgaagaaaagaagtcATTTTACGAAGAATTTTGTAGTAAGAATGTTGAGGATTTGGAATTGGCACATTACCAAAATCCAACCCAAGAATTTAACTTGAATCTCCTAACAGGGCTAGATTCATTCGATTTTGAATTAGAGATATGGAGGAAACGTCATGATTTATAG